In Bacillus sp. KH172YL63, one genomic interval encodes:
- a CDS encoding YheC/YheD family endospore coat-associated protein — protein MLKTYKVEHFQDEACILYIPSGFVVDDDQGAGTVILGTKRQPALCRRHPNGRNVIGISSALAKSLYLPGKVDSLSLFYKDGCLYTGVLIGIFTAGFTSFRLSPIGERSYFFKKLLSVQSSLGVVPFVFGERHIDWENGRIKGYFHFGEGWEIEEIPFPNVIYDRLPNRRSEKRKTYQTIKERLQREYGIPWYNPGFFNKLDLFERLENDDAVQQFLPETHRFQSLEEIERMLTRYQQVYLKPKNGSLGKGIHKITYSRSLQEYYCRFRDEGNQNRLLKFKTLEQLVNAVFKHRSLDNFIVQQGIPLLKENNRVIDFRVHTNKDEEGNWQVSAVAGKVAGSGSVTTHANNGGEIKILAELFPDEEERQFIEDALREAALILSHAIERNLEGFIGEIGFDFGVDENHHIWMFEANSKPGRSIFSHPHLKSFDLLTRKLALSFGVFLTKQSLNHPEEMIP, from the coding sequence GTGCTCAAAACATATAAAGTGGAACACTTTCAGGATGAAGCGTGCATCCTTTACATTCCTTCCGGGTTTGTGGTGGACGACGATCAAGGCGCGGGCACCGTGATACTCGGCACGAAACGTCAGCCTGCCTTATGCAGAAGGCACCCGAATGGCCGCAATGTGATCGGCATCAGCTCTGCGCTGGCAAAAAGCCTCTACCTCCCCGGCAAAGTGGATTCCCTTTCCCTCTTTTATAAGGATGGGTGTTTATATACCGGTGTGCTGATTGGCATTTTCACCGCTGGGTTCACAAGCTTCCGGCTCAGTCCGATCGGGGAACGCTCATACTTTTTCAAGAAGCTGTTGTCTGTTCAATCGTCGTTGGGTGTCGTCCCGTTTGTGTTCGGCGAGCGCCATATTGATTGGGAAAATGGACGGATCAAAGGATATTTTCACTTTGGTGAAGGATGGGAAATCGAGGAGATCCCCTTTCCGAATGTGATTTATGACAGACTTCCGAACCGGCGCAGCGAGAAGCGGAAAACCTATCAAACCATCAAGGAACGGTTGCAAAGGGAATACGGGATTCCCTGGTATAATCCCGGGTTCTTTAATAAGCTGGACCTGTTTGAAAGGCTTGAGAATGATGATGCTGTCCAACAATTCCTTCCTGAAACACATAGGTTTCAATCACTGGAAGAAATTGAACGGATGCTGACCCGTTATCAACAAGTGTACTTGAAGCCGAAAAACGGAAGCCTCGGTAAAGGCATTCATAAAATCACCTACAGCCGGTCACTCCAGGAATATTATTGCCGCTTCAGGGATGAAGGGAATCAGAACAGGCTGTTGAAATTCAAGACGCTGGAACAGCTGGTGAACGCCGTTTTCAAGCACCGCAGTCTGGACAATTTCATCGTCCAGCAGGGCATTCCCCTCTTGAAGGAAAATAACCGGGTCATCGATTTCCGGGTCCATACGAATAAAGATGAGGAAGGAAACTGGCAGGTGAGCGCAGTGGCTGGTAAAGTCGCCGGGTCGGGAAGCGTCACCACACATGCCAATAACGGGGGAGAAATAAAGATACTGGCAGAACTGTTTCCTGATGAGGAGGAACGGCAATTCATCGAAGATGCCTTAAGGGAGGCTGCACTCATCCTCTCCCATGCCATCGAACGGAATCTGGAAGGCTTTATCGGGGAAATCGGGTTTGACTTCGGGGTGGATGAAAATCATCACATATGGATGTTTGAAGCGAATTCTAAACCAGGCAGGTCCATCTTTTCGCACCCCCACTTGAAGAGCTTTGACTTATTGACCAGAAAGCTTGCCCTTTCATTCGGCGTATTTCTTACCAAACAGAGCTTGAATCATCCAGAGGAAATGATTCCATGA